The DNA sequence TTGCTTTCAGCGGTTGACCGGCTGCCGGCCGGCGGAAGTTTGTTTGATTCGCCCGTATGACGTAAATGTCACCGGCGACGTTTGGACCTACGTTCCCGCCGAGCACAATACGGAGCATCGCGGCAAGCGGAGAACGATTTTCATTGGCCCGCGAGCACAGGGAATTTTGCGGCCGTATTTGCTGCGAGACAAAGAGGTGTACTGTTTTCAGCCGGCCGACAGCGAACGGAAGCGGCTGGCGGTTCGCCACGAAGCCCGCCGTGTGCCATTGAAGTACGGCAACCGCCCTGGCACGAACCGCAAGCGCAAGCCGAAGCGAGCGGCTGGCGAGCGGTACGATGTGCCAAGCTATCGGCGGGCGATCACGCGGGCCTGCGAGAAAGCCTTTGGAATGCCGATGGAGTTGCGAGACGCCGCTGGCAAAATTTTGGTGCAATTTCCACGCGGCGAGCAGCGCGAAGCCGAGCGACGGCGGAGAATGCAGGCGGCGACGGAGTGGAGAGCCGCGAATTGCTGGTCTCCGAACCAATTGCGACACACGGCGGCGACCGAGCTGCGCAAGCGGTTTGGGTTGGAAGCCGCGCAAGTCGTGCTTGGCCATTCGGCCGCTGACGTAACGCAAATCTACGCCGAGCGCGACCTGGAAAAGGCTGCGGCGGTCATTCGCGAAGTAGGGTAAGAGTGGAGGCGAGCGTGAAAAATAAGAGTGACGCGGAAATGCAATTGCTGAGCAATCTGGAATTTCAGTCGGTGGACGAATCCGACCCGGATGCGCCGTTTACGGCCGCTTTGAAGGTGCTGACGTTACAGGAATCCCTCCGGCGGTATCTCCCAGCCGACCGCCCCGATAGCATCGACCCGGCGGAATCCGGCTGGCGGTTGCGGGCGGCTT is a window from the Pirellulales bacterium genome containing:
- a CDS encoding site-specific integrase, which translates into the protein MPRIAGQAIPKYCKHRATGQAVVTLFGRDVYLGPHGTKASKLEYDRLITEWLANGRQAPSKLTGDLTLAELIKRYRGHVVVHYTKNGRQTSEQHSIALALRPVRELYGNGFVGEFGPLALKAVRQKMLDAGHARTTINRGVHRIRRMFRWGVENELVAPSVLQALEAVAALQKGKTEARETEPVAPVSDATVDATLPCLPSVVADMVCFQRLTGCRPAEVCLIRPYDVNVTGDVWTYVPAEHNTEHRGKRRTIFIGPRAQGILRPYLLRDKEVYCFQPADSERKRLAVRHEARRVPLKYGNRPGTNRKRKPKRAAGERYDVPSYRRAITRACEKAFGMPMELRDAAGKILVQFPRGEQREAERRRRMQAATEWRAANCWSPNQLRHTAATELRKRFGLEAAQVVLGHSAADVTQIYAERDLEKAAAVIREVG